The Kordia sp. SMS9 genome window below encodes:
- a CDS encoding response regulator transcription factor, with the protein MITVAIAEDHQALIDGILSYLEYEEDIAIVGHANDGEALLKIVRHKQPKVVICDIRMPKMDGIVATRQIKKEFPHIQVLAFTMYDQDNAVQQMLDAGATGYILKNSPLKVVLEAIYALSEHKTYYDAKLNIEQVSKNSSKSILSRREKEILALIAQRKTSKEIADLLFISKSTIDTHRKNMIQKLQLKGANELLGYAIDRKYAF; encoded by the coding sequence ATGATTACAGTCGCTATTGCAGAAGATCATCAAGCATTGATTGATGGTATCCTTTCGTATTTGGAATACGAAGAAGATATTGCTATTGTTGGGCATGCCAATGATGGTGAAGCTTTACTCAAAATTGTTAGACATAAACAACCCAAAGTTGTCATTTGTGATATCAGAATGCCCAAAATGGATGGCATTGTGGCAACGCGTCAGATTAAAAAAGAATTTCCACATATTCAAGTATTGGCGTTTACGATGTATGACCAAGATAATGCGGTGCAGCAAATGTTGGATGCAGGTGCGACGGGTTATATTTTGAAGAATTCGCCTTTGAAAGTTGTTTTGGAAGCTATTTATGCACTTTCGGAACACAAAACGTACTATGATGCCAAGTTGAATATTGAGCAGGTTTCTAAGAACAGTTCCAAATCTATTTTGTCACGCCGCGAAAAGGAGATTTTGGCACTCATTGCACAGCGAAAGACTTCTAAAGAAATTGCAGATTTACTATTCATTTCAAAATCTACCATAGATACACATCGTAAAAACATGATTCAGAAGCTACAATTAAAAGGAGCCAATGAGTTGTTGGGCTATGCTATTGATCGGAAATATGCTTTTTAG
- a CDS encoding vWA domain-containing protein, translating into MKKLSLLVCVLGLLCSCSSNDDNDTPPGYSIEIKNIETLVDESKIKVSFKLTDANNVGIANQTDSDFNLYERAVNAGETEQLIDPAEAPRLIVPNPQNYRYATMIVMDVSGSVIDEIDNIKSAATLYVSNLFSEINSGALEVAIYYFDGREQLQELIDFSSSSQDIITAISGMSQALQEDRSTNLYGAVVQSCNRMQAKKIEIQNDANTNIWSSSIVFFSDGKNQDFFSNRSDMNASINATTFNTGFYVIGAGSDIDTSVISDIGRNGQFLIDNYSQLNTGLNNVLDAIKGEANSNYELEICTAKSGTEVVFRLASVGTPTNGGTGTYDTNNFTGNNCTIN; encoded by the coding sequence ATGAAAAAACTCTCACTTCTTGTATGTGTGCTGGGATTGCTATGTAGTTGCAGCAGTAATGATGATAATGACACGCCACCAGGCTATTCCATCGAAATTAAAAATATTGAAACCTTAGTCGATGAAAGTAAAATAAAAGTATCTTTCAAACTTACGGATGCCAATAATGTCGGTATCGCAAATCAGACAGATAGCGATTTCAATCTGTATGAACGCGCTGTAAATGCTGGAGAAACAGAACAACTCATTGATCCCGCAGAAGCACCACGACTCATTGTGCCAAATCCTCAAAATTACCGTTATGCCACGATGATTGTGATGGATGTAAGCGGAAGTGTCATTGATGAAATTGACAACATAAAAAGTGCCGCAACACTCTATGTTTCTAACTTATTTAGTGAAATAAATAGCGGCGCTTTGGAAGTTGCGATCTACTATTTTGATGGAAGAGAACAATTGCAAGAACTCATAGATTTCTCTTCATCTAGCCAAGATATAATTACTGCAATTAGCGGAATGAGTCAAGCATTACAAGAAGATAGGTCTACCAATTTATATGGAGCAGTTGTGCAAAGTTGTAACCGAATGCAAGCTAAAAAAATAGAAATTCAAAACGACGCCAATACTAATATTTGGTCGTCTTCGATCGTGTTTTTCTCTGATGGGAAAAATCAAGACTTTTTTAGCAATAGAAGCGATATGAACGCAAGCATTAATGCCACAACCTTCAATACAGGCTTTTACGTCATTGGCGCAGGAAGTGATATAGACACCAGCGTAATTTCAGATATCGGTCGCAATGGGCAATTCTTAATTGACAACTATTCTCAACTAAACACAGGACTCAACAATGTGTTGGATGCAATAAAAGGAGAAGCCAATAGCAATTACGAACTTGAAATTTGTACTGCCAAAAGTGGTACGGAAGTCGTATTTAGGTTAGCATCTGTAGGAACGCCCACAAATGGAGGCACAGGAACGTACGATACCAACAACTTTACAGGCAATAATTGCACAATCAATTAA
- a CDS encoding DUF4920 domain-containing protein: MKKIVFLIVAATIMFACKDAKTNEKTTETKQETKAPEMAYASFGEKIDATDVLTAEQINAEYNNLKVGDTLDVKFTSKINSVCSKKGCWMRLSLEDEKEVMVKFKDYGFFMPLDATGDVIVNGKAFVQETSVDELKHYAEDAGKSAEEIAKITEPKKTLSFVADGVLLKN, from the coding sequence ATGAAGAAAATTGTATTTTTGATAGTCGCAGCAACCATCATGTTTGCTTGTAAAGATGCTAAAACAAACGAGAAAACTACCGAAACGAAACAAGAAACAAAAGCTCCTGAAATGGCGTATGCTTCTTTTGGTGAAAAAATTGACGCAACAGACGTATTAACTGCCGAGCAAATCAATGCAGAATACAACAACCTAAAAGTGGGCGATACCTTAGATGTAAAATTCACATCAAAAATCAATTCGGTGTGCTCTAAAAAAGGATGCTGGATGCGTTTAAGCTTAGAAGATGAAAAAGAAGTCATGGTTAAATTTAAAGACTACGGATTCTTCATGCCACTCGATGCAACTGGTGATGTTATTGTAAATGGAAAAGCATTTGTACAAGAAACTTCGGTAGACGAATTGAAGCACTATGCAGAAGACGCTGGAAAATCAGCAGAAGAAATTGCTAAAATTACGGAACCAAAAAAGACACTTTCGTTTGTAGCAGACGGAGTTTTATTGAAAAACTAA
- a CDS encoding branched-chain amino acid aminotransferase codes for MSDLPIDLKISKVSESSIQHVDFDNLTFGKVFTDHMFECDYVDGAWQTPEIKPYQPLTIDPSARVFHYGQAVFEGMKAFKDDNDQIWMFRPEDNFNRINKSSHRMAIPHFPKEFFFEGLTQLLRMEKDWIQKGKGNSLYIRPFVIATEPAISASPSSTYKFMIICSPAQSYYAGEVKVLFAEKFSRAADGGVGFAKAAGNYGAQFYPTSLAHAKGYQQIIWTDASTHDYLEEAGTMNIFFRVGDTLLTAPTNDRILDGITRKSVIQLAKDNGIDIEIRRVSVAEIKEAATNGSLKEIFGAGTAAVINPIAGFEHAGDEFTLPKLENSYASFFKEKLMNIQYNVSEDPHGWRFEV; via the coding sequence ATGAGTGACCTTCCTATTGATCTAAAAATTTCTAAAGTTTCTGAGAGTAGCATCCAACATGTTGATTTTGACAACTTAACGTTTGGAAAAGTTTTTACCGATCACATGTTTGAGTGCGACTATGTTGATGGTGCTTGGCAGACACCTGAAATTAAGCCATATCAACCACTCACTATTGATCCTTCGGCGCGTGTTTTTCATTACGGACAAGCTGTTTTTGAAGGCATGAAAGCGTTTAAAGATGACAACGATCAGATTTGGATGTTTCGTCCGGAAGATAATTTTAATCGTATTAATAAGTCGTCGCATCGTATGGCGATTCCGCATTTCCCAAAAGAATTTTTCTTTGAAGGGTTGACGCAGTTGTTGCGTATGGAAAAGGATTGGATTCAGAAAGGAAAAGGAAATTCATTATATATTCGTCCGTTTGTGATTGCTACGGAGCCTGCAATTTCTGCTTCTCCATCAAGTACCTATAAGTTTATGATTATTTGTTCGCCAGCGCAATCGTATTACGCAGGTGAAGTAAAAGTTTTGTTTGCAGAGAAATTTAGTCGCGCTGCCGATGGTGGTGTTGGTTTTGCAAAGGCTGCAGGAAATTATGGTGCACAGTTTTATCCAACCAGTTTGGCACATGCCAAAGGATATCAGCAAATTATTTGGACAGATGCGAGTACGCATGATTATTTGGAAGAAGCAGGAACGATGAATATTTTCTTTAGAGTAGGAGATACGTTGTTAACGGCGCCTACAAATGATCGTATTTTGGATGGAATCACGCGAAAGAGTGTCATTCAGCTTGCCAAAGATAATGGAATTGATATTGAGATACGTCGCGTTTCCGTTGCTGAGATTAAAGAAGCAGCTACAAACGGATCGTTGAAAGAGATTTTTGGTGCGGGAACTGCTGCGGTGATCAATCCGATTGCAGGATTTGAGCATGCAGGTGATGAGTTTACATTGCCAAAATTAGAGAATTCGTATGCATCTTTCTTCAAAGAAAAACTGATGAACATTCAGTATAATGTTTCTGAAGATCCGCATGGTTGGCGTTTTGAAGTTTAA
- a CDS encoding nucleoside triphosphate pyrophosphohydrolase family protein, with the protein MKRRIEAVTEFHEAFGLGIKHTPTANIGAKRNLLRYKLMREENEEYLEAAENDDLVEVADALGDMLYILCGTIIEHGMQDKIVEVFEEIQRSNMSKLGADGKPIYREDGKVLKGPNYFKPDIAKILQQ; encoded by the coding sequence TTGAAAAGAAGAATAGAAGCCGTTACAGAATTTCATGAAGCGTTTGGTTTGGGAATCAAACATACACCAACTGCCAACATCGGAGCAAAAAGAAACCTACTCCGCTACAAACTCATGCGCGAAGAAAATGAAGAATACCTTGAAGCCGCCGAAAATGACGATTTAGTCGAAGTGGCTGATGCTTTGGGCGATATGCTATACATTCTCTGTGGAACGATCATCGAACACGGAATGCAAGACAAGATTGTAGAAGTGTTCGAAGAAATACAACGCAGCAACATGAGCAAACTCGGAGCAGACGGAAAACCTATCTATCGTGAAGATGGAAAAGTACTCAAAGGTCCAAACTATTTCAAACCAGATATCGCTAAGATTTTACAACAGTAG
- a CDS encoding dihydrofolate reductase, which translates to MKLKSIVGLVLAAGMLFSCAKNTKEEAKVDPYEPQFIEVAENGKMEFKVEEFGDVDILRYEIPGFNDLTLKEKKLVYYLTQAGLSGRDIMWDQNYRHNLTIRKALENVYVNYSGDKTTDDWKAFDEYLKMVWVSNGIHHHNSNDKLTPEFSKDYLKSLLADTNTELTGEAFEVIFNDKDTKKVNKKAGVDNVLVSAVNFYGPDITNADVEEFYKTAYKGPKGQPIEAGLNSKLVRENGKLIEKVWKSGGMYGEAIDKIIYWLEKAKGVAENEKQAETLGLLIEYYKTGSLDTWDKYCISWATSTEGNIDWINGFIEVYNDPKGYRGSYETIVQVKDVDMSKKMTVLSENAQWFEDNSPLIDSHKKKDVVGVSYKSINVAGEAGDASPKTPIGVNLPNNNWIRQKHGSKSVSLANIINAYGQNGGSGRLKEFVHDDEELQLELKYGKLADKLHTSLHEVIGHASGQINDGIGQPKETLKNYASTMEEGRADLVGLYYLMDPKLKELGLVEDTEGVGKAAYDGYIRNGLMTQLVRLKLGDDVEEDHMVNRQWVSAWVFEKGAKDNVIEKVTRDGKTYFNIKDYVKLRELFGQLLRETQRIKSEGDFEAAKALVEGYGIKVDQAIHAEVLKRNEQFKANPNGGFVNPVLVPDMDATSDEIKAIKIMQPAAFDNQMLYYSKNYSFLTDKN; encoded by the coding sequence ATTTATAGAAGTAGCCGAGAATGGAAAAATGGAGTTCAAGGTAGAAGAATTTGGGGATGTAGATATTTTAAGATATGAAATTCCTGGATTTAATGATTTAACCCTGAAAGAAAAGAAACTTGTTTACTATTTAACACAAGCGGGACTTTCTGGACGAGATATTATGTGGGATCAAAATTATCGACATAATTTGACTATTCGTAAAGCGTTAGAAAATGTGTATGTAAATTATAGTGGAGATAAAACTACGGATGATTGGAAAGCATTTGATGAGTATTTAAAAATGGTTTGGGTTTCTAATGGAATTCATCATCATAACTCAAATGATAAATTAACTCCTGAATTTTCAAAGGACTATTTAAAAAGTTTATTAGCTGATACAAACACGGAACTCACTGGAGAAGCTTTTGAGGTGATTTTTAATGATAAAGACACAAAAAAGGTCAATAAAAAAGCGGGCGTTGATAATGTATTGGTTTCAGCTGTGAATTTTTACGGTCCCGATATTACGAATGCTGACGTAGAAGAATTTTACAAAACTGCTTACAAAGGACCAAAAGGACAACCGATTGAGGCTGGATTAAACTCTAAGTTGGTTCGTGAAAACGGAAAACTGATTGAAAAAGTATGGAAGTCTGGTGGTATGTATGGTGAAGCAATTGACAAAATCATCTATTGGTTGGAAAAAGCAAAAGGTGTAGCTGAAAATGAAAAACAAGCAGAAACTTTAGGTTTGTTGATCGAGTATTACAAAACAGGAAGTTTAGATACTTGGGACAAATATTGTATTTCTTGGGCAACCTCAACGGAAGGAAATATTGACTGGATCAACGGATTTATTGAAGTATATAACGATCCAAAAGGATACAGAGGTTCATACGAAACCATTGTACAGGTAAAAGATGTTGACATGTCTAAAAAAATGACCGTTTTATCTGAAAATGCACAATGGTTTGAAGACAATTCTCCTTTAATAGACAGTCACAAAAAGAAAGATGTCGTAGGAGTTTCATACAAATCAATTAATGTCGCTGGTGAAGCTGGTGATGCCTCGCCAAAAACACCAATTGGCGTCAACTTACCAAACAACAACTGGATTCGTCAAAAGCATGGTTCAAAATCTGTTTCATTAGCAAATATTATCAATGCCTACGGACAAAATGGTGGTTCTGGAAGATTGAAAGAATTTGTTCACGATGATGAAGAATTGCAATTAGAGTTAAAGTATGGAAAATTAGCAGACAAATTACATACTTCACTGCATGAAGTGATTGGTCATGCTTCTGGACAAATTAATGACGGAATTGGACAACCTAAAGAAACCTTGAAAAACTATGCATCTACGATGGAAGAAGGACGCGCAGATTTGGTGGGATTGTACTATTTAATGGATCCAAAACTCAAAGAACTAGGATTGGTGGAAGATACAGAAGGTGTTGGAAAAGCTGCCTACGATGGTTATATCCGAAATGGGTTGATGACACAATTGGTTCGTTTAAAATTAGGTGACGATGTGGAAGAAGATCACATGGTGAACAGACAATGGGTTTCTGCTTGGGTTTTTGAAAAAGGTGCAAAAGATAACGTGATTGAAAAAGTAACACGCGATGGAAAAACATACTTTAATATTAAAGATTATGTAAAATTACGTGAGCTATTTGGTCAGTTGTTACGTGAAACACAACGTATCAAATCTGAAGGTGACTTTGAAGCGGCAAAAGCCTTGGTAGAAGGTTACGGAATTAAAGTAGATCAAGCGATTCATGCAGAAGTATTGAAACGTAATGAGCAATTTAAAGCAAATCCAAATGGAGGTTTTGTAAATCCTGTATTGGTTCCAGATATGGACGCAACTTCTGACGAAATCAAAGCTATCAAAATTATGCAACCTGCAGCATTTGACAACCAAATGTTATACTATAGTAAGAATTATAGTTTCTTAACTGATAAGAACTAA
- a CDS encoding caspase family protein: MKGYAINIGLNTTSLRGFKKLTHAETDAEFMNKIAIDFGYNNKLLTKGEATVKNFKNKLNEYKKVIKPGDILFISFSGHGHRKLNVGPVELNEYMDGYWCFRKKALLDDELKVLLSQFKKGIRILVISDSCFSASMVGKMNRKANFRTMVNSKINFMYFLSSKIITKAIQESVKRNDSNQKTEIEETIQASVLLLAACEKNKYAKDGALTQALKNVWNNDFKGNYIELHRKLVKELESIQRPQLESYGTKDSNFDHQIPFTIK; this comes from the coding sequence ATGAAAGGATATGCAATAAATATTGGACTTAACACGACTTCACTAAGAGGTTTTAAAAAATTAACACATGCAGAAACAGATGCTGAATTTATGAATAAGATTGCGATAGATTTCGGGTATAACAATAAGTTACTTACCAAAGGTGAAGCAACAGTTAAAAATTTTAAAAATAAACTCAATGAGTATAAAAAAGTTATTAAACCTGGAGACATTCTTTTCATATCATTTTCAGGACATGGACATCGCAAGCTAAATGTTGGTCCTGTTGAATTAAACGAATACATGGATGGTTATTGGTGCTTTCGTAAAAAGGCACTGCTTGATGATGAGTTAAAAGTATTGTTATCTCAATTTAAAAAAGGAATTCGAATACTTGTTATTTCAGATAGCTGTTTTAGTGCTAGTATGGTCGGTAAAATGAATCGCAAAGCAAACTTTAGAACCATGGTTAATTCAAAAATAAATTTTATGTACTTTTTGAGTTCAAAAATTATAACAAAAGCTATTCAAGAATCTGTAAAACGTAATGATAGCAATCAAAAAACAGAAATAGAAGAAACAATACAAGCTTCAGTGTTATTACTTGCTGCCTGCGAAAAAAATAAATATGCCAAAGATGGAGCCTTAACACAAGCACTAAAAAACGTTTGGAATAATGATTTTAAAGGAAACTATATTGAATTACATCGCAAATTAGTTAAAGAACTAGAATCCATCCAAAGACCACAATTAGAAAGTTATGGAACGAAGGATTCTAATTTCGACCATCAAATTCCTTTTACTATAAAATAA
- the mnmD gene encoding tRNA (5-methylaminomethyl-2-thiouridine)(34)-methyltransferase MnmD, whose product MKRKIITTKDGSTTIHLEDWNEQYHSTHGAIQEAAHVFIQTGLHYLQNTFNPAQIHILEMGFGTGLNAFMTFLESKKHNFTINYTGVEAYPVASAEVSQLNYIQQLKAEHESATYNQMHTCNWEEETLLSENFKLTKRQQFFDQIDDQEKFNLIYFDAFGARVQPELWTVDIFQKMYNALQHKGVLVTYAAKGSVRRAMQEVGFQTERLPGPPGKREMLRATKID is encoded by the coding sequence TTGAAACGCAAAATTATCACCACCAAAGATGGATCTACCACCATTCATCTGGAAGATTGGAATGAACAATATCATTCTACTCACGGTGCCATTCAAGAAGCAGCACACGTTTTTATACAAACAGGACTGCATTACTTACAAAATACGTTCAATCCTGCGCAAATTCACATTCTCGAAATGGGTTTTGGCACAGGATTGAATGCTTTTATGACCTTTCTGGAAAGTAAAAAACACAATTTTACTATTAATTATACTGGCGTTGAAGCCTATCCGGTCGCTTCCGCAGAAGTATCTCAGTTAAACTACATCCAGCAGTTAAAAGCGGAGCACGAATCGGCTACATATAACCAAATGCACACTTGCAATTGGGAAGAAGAAACGCTGCTATCCGAAAACTTCAAACTCACCAAACGCCAACAATTCTTTGATCAAATTGACGATCAAGAAAAATTCAACCTCATCTACTTTGATGCGTTTGGCGCACGTGTACAACCTGAATTGTGGACTGTTGACATCTTTCAAAAAATGTACAATGCACTGCAACACAAAGGTGTTTTAGTAACATATGCTGCCAAAGGAAGTGTCCGCAGAGCCATGCAAGAAGTTGGTTTTCAAACAGAACGACTTCCCGGACCGCCAGGCAAACGTGAAATGCTTCGCGCTACAAAAATTGACTAA
- the ade gene encoding adenine deaminase, whose translation MTIQGNIVDIPNKRIYKGEIYVEGEKIINIIEKDHDVETYIIPGFVDAHIHIESSMLVPSEFARLAVLHGTVATVSDPHEIANVLGKAGVTFMIENGKKVPFKFNFGAPSCVPATSFESAGAVIDSEGIKELLAMPEIKYLAEMMNYPGVLFDDAEVLKKIAWAKHFKKPIDGHAPGLRGDDVTKYISAGISTDHECFTYEEALEKLQKGMKVIIREGSAAKNFEALIPLLDAHYNEMMFCSDDKHPDDLLVSHVNALCARAVAKGNDLFKVLQVACMNPVKHYSLDVGQLRIGDFADFAVLEDLTNFNVLETYIDGIRVASNGTTHIDSVPFEVLNNFDTSPKSVLDFQLKATKSEIRVIEALDGELVTNELIVDNLVKDGNLVSNVAKDVLKMTVVNRYQNDAPAMAFIKNFGLKEGAIASSVGHDSHNIIAVGVSDEAICKAVNLLIANKGGICAVSDAVEKVVSLPVAGIMSDKSGWDIGKAYAELDKLAKAMGSSLRAPYMTLSFMALLVIPSLKLSDQGLFNGTTFAFTSLEV comes from the coding sequence ATGACCATACAAGGAAACATCGTAGACATTCCCAATAAAAGAATTTATAAAGGCGAAATTTATGTAGAAGGCGAAAAAATTATCAATATCATTGAAAAAGATCACGACGTAGAAACTTATATTATTCCTGGTTTTGTGGATGCGCATATTCATATTGAAAGTTCGATGTTAGTCCCTTCGGAGTTTGCGCGTTTGGCTGTGTTGCACGGAACGGTTGCCACGGTTTCCGATCCGCACGAAATTGCCAATGTGTTGGGAAAAGCTGGTGTAACATTTATGATTGAAAACGGCAAAAAAGTACCGTTTAAGTTCAATTTTGGCGCGCCATCGTGCGTGCCAGCTACGAGTTTTGAATCGGCAGGTGCTGTGATTGATTCGGAAGGAATTAAAGAATTGCTCGCCATGCCAGAGATTAAGTATTTGGCAGAAATGATGAATTATCCAGGTGTGTTGTTTGATGATGCTGAAGTGCTGAAAAAGATTGCTTGGGCAAAACATTTTAAGAAACCAATTGACGGACATGCGCCAGGATTGCGTGGCGATGATGTTACGAAGTATATTTCTGCAGGAATTTCCACCGATCACGAGTGTTTTACGTATGAGGAAGCGTTGGAAAAGTTACAAAAAGGCATGAAAGTGATTATTCGAGAAGGAAGTGCCGCGAAGAATTTTGAAGCACTAATTCCGTTGTTGGATGCACATTATAATGAAATGATGTTTTGTTCAGACGATAAACATCCAGATGATTTGTTGGTGAGTCATGTGAATGCTTTGTGCGCGCGTGCCGTTGCGAAAGGAAATGATTTGTTTAAAGTGTTGCAGGTTGCCTGTATGAATCCTGTAAAACATTATAGTTTGGACGTTGGTCAGTTACGAATTGGTGATTTTGCCGATTTTGCAGTGTTGGAAGATTTGACCAATTTTAACGTTTTAGAAACCTATATTGACGGCATCCGAGTTGCTTCTAACGGAACGACACACATAGACAGCGTGCCGTTTGAAGTACTGAATAATTTTGATACATCTCCAAAAAGTGTGCTTGATTTTCAGCTCAAAGCCACGAAAAGTGAGATTCGCGTTATTGAAGCACTCGATGGTGAATTAGTAACTAACGAATTGATTGTAGATAATTTGGTAAAAGATGGCAATTTAGTATCAAACGTTGCCAAAGATGTGTTAAAAATGACTGTGGTGAATCGCTACCAAAATGATGCGCCTGCGATGGCTTTTATTAAAAATTTCGGTTTGAAAGAAGGTGCCATTGCTTCTTCCGTAGGACATGATTCGCATAATATTATTGCTGTGGGCGTTTCGGATGAAGCTATTTGCAAAGCCGTGAATTTGTTGATTGCAAATAAAGGTGGCATTTGCGCCGTTTCTGACGCCGTTGAAAAAGTAGTTTCGTTGCCTGTTGCGGGAATTATGAGTGACAAATCGGGTTGGGACATTGGCAAAGCGTATGCGGAATTGGACAAACTTGCCAAAGCTATGGGAAGTTCGTTGCGTGCGCCGTACATGACTTTGTCGTTTATGGCATTGTTAGTAATCCCGTCGTTAAAACTGAGTGATCAAGGATTGTTCAACGGGACTACTTTTGCCTTTACTTCGCTGGAAGTTTAA
- a CDS encoding sensor histidine kinase produces the protein MEDIYVNRKYFNFWQYFFLITFLSTSFISCQKKEVKLIDRNIHAYILHIKNERLHEAFKIINITTDSIVKKELKHHYNFLTQTNNELHDSIKELDKELSFINTVKLPSSVRSLAFINKGDFYIGVNNLDSHISFENYVLAYKEAKKNNDTILICESLKKILFTLYKNSESDSSTCKKYIDVYKNFIYDATENTFYNFYYNDHLGYTTSTSRIKELKKVLKESKTIKNTFIKGKICQLIGIHYNYFDHNQDSSLVYNNKAIKYYSSNTNNLNKIELHGIYNNIGMLKQESDTLSEAVYYFYKALKIELPKNRFLEKEKVNGQLSELFEQRNMADSALYYLKQKIKYSDILAEHQKAISIIDINTRYETAEKDKEIIAAKLKSTKKTNQLIISLAILFIVIISAYLLQKNTRKKQLFAEQAQDLEAQKVKSLLQEQELASIDAMIAGQEKERQRIAEDLHDDLGGLMATINLHIENVSSGNNPNALDKTKVLLNEAYEKIRNISHVRNAGVMANKGLLVAVKNMAQKVNDSNKIHIEVIDFGLNERLENSLELSLFRIIQELITNIIKHAEASKATIQLTQHNYSLNIIVEDNGKGFNLQKKSQGIGLHNIKQRIEHLKGEIKIDSTHMKGATIIVDIPYIKNT, from the coding sequence ATGGAGGACATATATGTAAATCGAAAATATTTTAATTTTTGGCAATACTTTTTCCTAATTACATTCCTTTCAACAAGCTTTATTTCTTGTCAAAAAAAAGAAGTGAAGCTTATTGATAGGAATATTCATGCATACATTCTTCATATAAAAAATGAAAGGTTGCATGAAGCTTTTAAAATTATTAATATCACTACCGATTCTATTGTAAAAAAGGAATTAAAACATCATTATAATTTTTTAACACAAACGAATAATGAGTTACATGATTCGATTAAAGAATTGGACAAGGAACTTTCTTTCATTAATACTGTTAAATTACCTAGTTCAGTTCGTTCACTTGCTTTCATAAATAAAGGTGATTTTTATATTGGAGTAAATAATCTCGATTCTCATATTTCTTTTGAAAATTATGTCTTAGCATACAAAGAAGCAAAAAAAAATAATGACACAATTTTAATATGTGAGTCATTAAAAAAAATTCTATTCACACTTTATAAAAATAGTGAATCAGACTCGTCTACCTGTAAAAAGTATATTGATGTCTATAAAAACTTCATCTATGATGCTACCGAAAATACTTTTTATAATTTTTATTACAACGATCATTTGGGATACACTACTAGTACTTCAAGAATTAAAGAGTTAAAAAAAGTACTTAAAGAAAGTAAAACGATTAAAAATACATTTATCAAAGGTAAAATTTGCCAATTGATAGGAATTCATTATAATTATTTTGATCATAATCAAGATAGTTCTCTTGTGTACAATAATAAGGCGATCAAATATTACAGCTCAAATACAAATAATTTAAATAAAATTGAATTACATGGTATTTACAACAATATAGGAATGCTTAAGCAAGAGAGTGATACTTTGTCAGAAGCAGTTTACTATTTTTACAAAGCACTCAAAATTGAGTTGCCAAAGAATAGATTTCTTGAAAAAGAAAAAGTAAATGGGCAACTATCAGAACTTTTTGAACAGCGAAATATGGCAGACAGTGCTTTGTATTATTTGAAACAAAAAATTAAATATTCAGACATTTTAGCGGAACATCAAAAAGCAATTTCAATCATAGACATTAATACTCGTTATGAAACGGCAGAGAAGGATAAGGAAATAATAGCAGCAAAATTGAAAAGCACTAAAAAGACAAACCAACTTATTATCTCATTGGCAATACTTTTTATCGTAATTATTTCTGCCTATTTGTTACAAAAGAATACCCGAAAAAAACAACTGTTTGCAGAACAGGCTCAAGACTTGGAAGCTCAAAAGGTAAAAAGTCTTTTACAAGAACAAGAATTAGCAAGTATAGATGCTATGATTGCTGGACAAGAAAAAGAACGGCAGCGTATTGCTGAAGATTTACATGATGATCTTGGAGGATTGATGGCTACAATTAATTTACATATAGAAAATGTTAGTTCAGGAAACAATCCAAACGCACTTGATAAAACAAAAGTATTATTAAATGAAGCATACGAAAAAATTCGTAATATTTCTCATGTGCGTAATGCTGGTGTAATGGCTAACAAAGGATTGTTAGTCGCTGTGAAAAACATGGCTCAAAAAGTAAACGATTCTAATAAAATACATATCGAAGTGATTGATTTTGGGCTAAACGAACGTCTGGAAAATTCACTAGAACTGTCTCTTTTTAGAATCATTCAAGAATTAATAACTAATATTATAAAACACGCAGAAGCTTCAAAAGCAACTATTCAATTAACTCAACATAATTATAGCTTAAATATCATTGTAGAAGACAATGGCAAAGGTTTCAACCTACAAAAAAAATCACAAGGAATTGGGCTCCATAACATCAAACAACGTATTGAGCATCTAAAAGGTGAAATTAAAATTGATAGTACACATATGAAAGGAGCTACTATTATTGTTGACATTCCATATATAAAAAATACCTAA